The Micromonospora sp. WMMD961 genome has a segment encoding these proteins:
- a CDS encoding nitrate/nitrite transporter produces MSTLTSTAVTAGPPATTGRARRLDDWRPEDPDFWRATGAPIARRNLWVSIFAEHIGFSIWSLWSVTVLFLGPAYGIDPAGKFLLTAVPAALGAVLRLPYTLAVARFGGRRWTIISALLLLVPTVPMTVLLEPGVSYSTLMVLACLTGVGGGNFASSMANINLFYPERLKGRALGLNAGGGNLGVPAVQLVGLAVLATAGAAYPRLVPAVYLPLIVLAALAATRWLDTVPGARNEPGALREAARDPHTWVMSLLYIGTFGSFIGFGFAFGQVLQLQFAERFPTPVDAAWLTFLGPLVGSLIRPLGGHLADRLGGARVTFWNFVAMAAGAGTVLYAARERSFGLYLAGFIALFVFSGIGNGSTYKMIPAIFRARAADAVATGRRDPEGAARWARRMTGALIGIAGAVGAFGGVLVNISFRQSFLGSGNADAAYLAFIGWYALCFAVTWVVYLRPRADRLADV; encoded by the coding sequence GTGAGCACGCTCACCAGCACCGCAGTCACCGCCGGGCCGCCGGCCACCACCGGCCGTGCGCGCCGGCTCGACGACTGGCGCCCCGAGGATCCCGACTTCTGGCGGGCGACGGGCGCGCCGATCGCCCGACGCAACCTCTGGGTCTCGATCTTCGCCGAGCACATCGGCTTCTCGATCTGGAGCCTCTGGTCGGTCACCGTGCTCTTCCTCGGCCCGGCGTACGGCATCGACCCGGCCGGGAAGTTCCTGCTCACCGCCGTGCCCGCCGCACTGGGCGCGGTGCTGCGGCTGCCGTACACGCTGGCGGTGGCCCGCTTCGGCGGGCGGCGCTGGACGATCATCAGCGCACTCCTGCTGCTGGTGCCCACGGTGCCGATGACGGTGCTGCTGGAACCCGGGGTGTCCTACTCCACCCTGATGGTGCTCGCCTGCCTGACCGGCGTCGGCGGGGGCAACTTCGCCTCCTCGATGGCGAACATCAACCTGTTCTACCCGGAGCGGCTCAAGGGCCGGGCCCTCGGGCTCAACGCGGGCGGCGGCAACCTGGGCGTACCCGCTGTGCAACTGGTCGGGCTGGCGGTCCTCGCCACCGCCGGTGCCGCGTACCCCCGGTTGGTTCCGGCGGTCTACCTGCCGCTGATCGTGCTGGCGGCGCTGGCGGCGACCCGCTGGTTGGACACCGTGCCCGGGGCGCGCAACGAGCCCGGCGCGCTGCGCGAGGCGGCCCGCGACCCGCACACCTGGGTCATGTCACTGCTCTACATCGGCACCTTCGGCTCGTTCATCGGCTTCGGTTTCGCCTTCGGGCAGGTGCTCCAGCTCCAGTTCGCCGAGCGGTTCCCCACCCCGGTCGACGCCGCCTGGCTGACCTTCCTCGGCCCACTGGTCGGCTCGCTGATCCGTCCGCTGGGCGGGCACCTGGCCGACCGGCTGGGCGGTGCCCGGGTGACCTTCTGGAACTTCGTGGCGATGGCGGCCGGCGCGGGCACGGTGCTGTACGCGGCCCGGGAGCGCTCGTTCGGGCTCTACCTGGCCGGGTTCATCGCCCTCTTCGTGTTCTCCGGCATCGGCAACGGCTCCACGTACAAGATGATCCCGGCGATCTTCCGGGCCCGGGCGGCGGACGCGGTAGCCACCGGTCGCCGCGATCCGGAGGGGGCCGCACGATGGGCGCGGCGGATGACCGGCGCGTTGATCGGTATCGCGGGTGCCGTCGGCGCGTTCGGTGGGGTGCTGGTCAACATCTCGTTCCGCCAGTCGTTCCTCGGCTCCGGCAACGCCGACGCCGCCTATCTGGCCTTCATCGGCTGGTACGCGTTGTGCTTCGCGGTCACCTGGGTGGTCTACCTGCGGCCTCGGGCCGATCGGCTGGCCGACGTGTGA
- a CDS encoding DUF6364 family protein, giving the protein MTAKVTLSFTDETIEEARRFAKREGLSLSAWMDQAAREKALREVFTAHAAAVGRAGLDLESAALADAREVGMVNDLLSGGRPRAA; this is encoded by the coding sequence ATGACTGCCAAGGTGACTCTGTCGTTCACCGACGAGACGATCGAGGAGGCCCGGCGGTTCGCCAAGCGCGAGGGTCTGTCGCTCTCCGCATGGATGGACCAGGCCGCCCGCGAGAAAGCACTGCGCGAGGTCTTCACCGCGCACGCCGCCGCCGTGGGCCGAGCCGGTCTGGACCTGGAGTCCGCCGCTCTCGCCGACGCCCGCGAGGTGGGCATGGTCAACGACCTGCTCTCCGGCGGACGGCCGCGTGCTGCGTAG
- a CDS encoding methyltransferase domain-containing protein encodes MSVADVFDAVAGTYDEARRRLVPCFDSFYGTAVQVAAPPLRAALAAGRTPEVLDLGAGTGLLSLLLAAAVPGVRMTLVDGAPAMLARATDQLDARSVPHRTVHADLADELPPGRYDAVVSALAIHHLDDAGKRVLYRRAAAALAPGGVFVNAEQVAGPTPGLDRRYDEVWLERITELGASPDEIAASRERMRHDRPATVADQCRWLTEAGLVDVDCYFKEWRFAVFGGRAA; translated from the coding sequence ATGAGCGTGGCGGACGTCTTCGACGCGGTGGCCGGCACCTACGACGAGGCGCGCCGGCGGTTGGTGCCCTGCTTCGACAGCTTCTACGGCACCGCCGTCCAGGTCGCCGCGCCGCCGTTGCGGGCCGCGCTCGCCGCGGGGCGTACCCCGGAGGTGTTGGATCTGGGCGCCGGCACCGGCCTGCTCTCGCTGCTGCTCGCCGCGGCGGTGCCCGGCGTCCGGATGACTCTGGTGGACGGGGCGCCGGCGATGCTCGCCCGCGCCACCGACCAGTTGGACGCGCGGTCCGTGCCGCACCGAACGGTCCACGCGGACCTGGCCGACGAACTGCCGCCGGGCCGGTACGACGCCGTGGTCAGCGCGCTGGCGATCCACCACCTGGACGACGCCGGCAAGCGCGTGCTCTACCGGCGGGCCGCCGCCGCGTTGGCACCGGGTGGGGTGTTCGTCAACGCCGAGCAGGTCGCCGGCCCGACCCCGGGGCTGGACCGGCGCTACGACGAGGTGTGGCTGGAGCGGATCACCGAGCTGGGCGCGTCCCCTGACGAGATCGCTGCTTCCCGGGAGCGGATGCGCCACGATCGCCCGGCGACAGTGGCCGACCAGTGCCGGTGGCTCACCGAGGCCGGCCTGGTCGACGTCGACTGTTACTTCAAGGAGTGGCGCTTCGCGGTGTTCGGCGGTCGCGCCGCGTGA
- a CDS encoding molybdopterin oxidoreductase family protein: MTDGARSATRPGFTPREVATHCPYCALQCGMTLREDDTGVTVHPRQFPTNRGGLCQKGWTAAELLDHPERLTTPLLRDAASGELRPASWDAALDRIVTGIRAIQDDAGSDAVAVFGGGGLTNEKAYALGKFARIGLRTRHIDYNGRFCMSSAAAAGMRAFGIDRGLPFPLADLGRADTLLLVGANPAETMPPLMRWLTEQRRNGGQLIVVDPRVTATARQADLHLQPLPGTDLAVANALLHIALTEGWVDRTYVAERTSGFEAVRRTVAAWWPARAEQLSGVPVADLEATARALGTGGRVIILTARGAEQHAKGVDTVTAYVNLALALGLPGRDGSGYGCLTGQGNGQGGREHGQKADQLPGYRKIDDPAAREHVAEVWGVTADELPGPGVPAYQLLDSLGTPDGPRGLLVFGSNPVVSAPRATRIERRLRDLDLLVVADLLLSETAALADVVLPTAQWAEEDGTMTNLEGRVLRRRALRPPPPGVRTDLAIIADLATRLAAAEAPAATPGGARPEALAAARFPADPATVFAELRRASAGGAADYAGISWARIDDHDGVYWPCRTEDGPDTPRLFAERFATPDGRARFHSVDHRPAAEEVCATYPLHFTTGRVLTQYQSGTQTRRVPALRRASPEAFVELHPDLAARLGIDDGDPVRVTSRRGELRAPARLSTGIRPDTVFAPFHYPGAGRANAVTNDAVDPISGMPEFKICAVRVERA, from the coding sequence ATGACAGACGGTGCACGGTCGGCAACTCGGCCGGGGTTCACGCCCCGGGAGGTGGCGACGCACTGCCCGTACTGCGCCCTGCAGTGCGGCATGACGCTGCGCGAGGACGACACCGGTGTCACGGTCCACCCCCGCCAGTTCCCCACCAACCGGGGCGGGCTCTGCCAGAAGGGTTGGACCGCCGCCGAGCTGCTCGACCACCCGGAGCGGCTGACCACCCCGCTACTGCGCGATGCGGCCAGCGGCGAGCTGCGCCCGGCGAGCTGGGACGCCGCGCTGGACCGGATCGTCACCGGCATCCGCGCGATCCAGGACGACGCCGGCTCGGACGCGGTCGCCGTCTTCGGTGGCGGTGGCCTGACCAACGAGAAGGCGTACGCGCTGGGCAAGTTCGCCCGGATCGGGCTGCGCACCCGGCACATCGACTACAACGGACGGTTCTGCATGTCCTCGGCGGCGGCCGCCGGGATGCGGGCGTTCGGCATCGACCGGGGGCTGCCGTTCCCGCTCGCCGACCTCGGCCGGGCCGACACCCTGCTGCTGGTCGGGGCCAACCCGGCGGAGACCATGCCACCGCTGATGCGCTGGCTCACCGAGCAGCGCCGCAACGGCGGACAGTTGATCGTCGTCGACCCCCGCGTCACCGCGACCGCCCGTCAGGCCGACCTGCACCTGCAACCGCTGCCCGGCACCGACCTCGCGGTGGCCAACGCGCTGCTGCACATCGCGCTCACCGAGGGTTGGGTCGACCGCACCTACGTTGCCGAGCGCACCAGTGGTTTCGAGGCGGTCCGCCGGACCGTCGCCGCCTGGTGGCCGGCCCGCGCGGAACAGCTCTCCGGGGTGCCGGTGGCCGACCTGGAGGCGACCGCCCGCGCGTTGGGCACCGGTGGACGCGTGATCATCCTGACCGCGCGCGGCGCCGAGCAGCACGCGAAGGGCGTCGACACGGTCACCGCGTACGTCAACCTGGCTCTTGCCCTCGGCCTGCCCGGCCGGGACGGTTCGGGGTACGGCTGCCTGACCGGGCAGGGCAACGGCCAGGGCGGGCGGGAGCACGGGCAGAAGGCCGACCAGCTCCCCGGCTACCGGAAGATCGACGATCCGGCGGCCCGGGAACACGTCGCCGAGGTCTGGGGAGTGACAGCCGACGAGCTGCCCGGCCCGGGTGTGCCGGCCTACCAACTGCTCGACTCACTCGGCACTCCGGACGGCCCCCGGGGATTGCTGGTGTTCGGCTCCAACCCGGTGGTCTCCGCGCCCCGCGCGACCCGGATCGAGCGACGGTTACGCGACCTCGATCTGCTGGTCGTCGCGGACCTGCTGCTCTCCGAGACGGCGGCGCTGGCCGACGTGGTGCTGCCCACCGCGCAGTGGGCCGAGGAGGACGGCACCATGACCAATCTGGAGGGTCGGGTGCTGCGTCGTCGCGCCCTGCGCCCGCCCCCGCCGGGCGTGCGAACCGACCTGGCCATCATCGCCGACCTCGCGACGAGGCTCGCCGCCGCCGAAGCACCAGCCGCCACACCGGGCGGCGCGCGGCCGGAAGCCCTCGCGGCGGCGCGGTTCCCGGCCGATCCGGCCACCGTCTTCGCCGAGCTGCGTCGCGCCTCGGCGGGCGGGGCCGCCGACTACGCCGGCATCAGCTGGGCCCGGATCGACGACCACGACGGGGTCTACTGGCCGTGCCGCACCGAGGACGGGCCGGACACGCCACGGCTCTTCGCCGAAAGGTTCGCGACCCCGGACGGCCGGGCCCGGTTCCACTCCGTCGACCACCGACCGGCCGCCGAGGAGGTCTGCGCGACCTACCCACTGCACTTCACCACCGGCCGGGTTCTGACGCAGTACCAGTCGGGCACCCAGACCCGCCGGGTGCCCGCGCTGCGGCGCGCCTCCCCGGAGGCGTTCGTCGAGCTGCACCCCGATCTGGCCGCCCGGCTGGGCATCGACGACGGCGACCCGGTGCGGGTCACCTCGCGCCGGGGCGAGTTGCGCGCACCGGCTCGGCTCAGCACCGGGATCCGACCGGACACGGTGTTCGCCCCGTTCCACTACCCGGGGGCAGGACGGGCCAACGCGGTGACCAACGACGCGGTCGACCCGATCTCCGGGATGCCCGAGTTCAAGATCTGCGCGGTCCGGGTGGAGAGGGCATGA
- a CDS encoding FAD-dependent oxidoreductase, whose amino-acid sequence MTARVVIVGNGMAGARLAGELHARAGDRKVTVLGAEPHRAYNRILLSTLLAGRIDEPDVELTEAAGHGIDLRTGVPVTAIDRSAREVHTDDGERIGYDHLVLATGARAVVPPLPGLDPTDLPERVVPFRTLDDCRRILAAADGARSALVLGGGLLGLEAARGLASRGLATTVVHPREHLMERQLDPAAGAVLAGTLAGFGVTVQLAVPATGVTADADGVRLDLADSRTLRADLLVLSCGVRPDTALAQAARLTVRRGVVVDDRLRTDDRSISAIGDCAEHDGVLSGLVAPAWAQARVLADVLTGTDPLARYRPQPVVTRLKAAGIDLASMGDPVSGGPGEELTFTDPTRGTYARLRIRDERLIGAILLGDNPAVGTVIQLFDRGHPVPADRRALLLGRALGTTGATPAASPALMPDAATVCQCNTVSKGALVRSWRSGARTVDAVTAATRAGTGCGGCRDAVGGIVDWLSQAESVEVTR is encoded by the coding sequence ATGACCGCCCGGGTGGTGATCGTCGGCAACGGGATGGCCGGTGCCCGCCTCGCGGGCGAGCTGCACGCCCGGGCGGGAGACCGGAAGGTCACAGTGCTCGGCGCGGAACCGCACCGCGCGTACAACCGGATCCTGCTCTCCACGCTGCTGGCCGGGCGCATCGACGAACCGGACGTGGAGTTGACCGAGGCCGCCGGGCACGGCATCGACCTGCGCACCGGCGTGCCGGTGACCGCCATCGACCGGTCCGCGCGGGAGGTCCACACCGACGACGGCGAACGCATCGGATACGACCACCTGGTGCTGGCCACGGGGGCACGGGCGGTGGTGCCACCACTGCCCGGTCTCGACCCGACGGACCTGCCGGAGCGCGTGGTCCCCTTCCGGACGCTGGACGACTGCCGGCGCATCCTCGCCGCGGCGGACGGCGCGCGCAGTGCCCTGGTGCTGGGCGGCGGTCTGCTCGGCCTGGAGGCCGCCCGGGGCCTGGCCAGCCGGGGGTTGGCCACCACTGTGGTGCACCCGAGAGAGCACCTGATGGAACGGCAACTCGACCCGGCGGCCGGCGCGGTGCTCGCCGGCACGCTCGCCGGATTCGGCGTCACCGTGCAGCTCGCGGTGCCGGCGACCGGCGTGACCGCCGATGCCGACGGCGTTCGCCTCGACCTGGCCGACAGCCGGACGCTGCGCGCCGACCTGCTGGTGCTCTCCTGCGGGGTACGCCCGGACACCGCCCTGGCGCAGGCCGCCAGGCTGACCGTCCGGCGCGGGGTGGTGGTGGACGACCGGCTCCGCACCGACGACCGGTCCATCTCGGCGATCGGCGACTGCGCCGAGCACGACGGGGTGCTCAGCGGCCTGGTCGCGCCCGCCTGGGCCCAGGCGCGGGTGCTCGCCGACGTGCTGACCGGAACGGACCCGTTGGCCCGGTACCGGCCCCAGCCGGTGGTGACCCGGCTCAAGGCCGCCGGGATCGACCTGGCCTCGATGGGTGACCCGGTCAGCGGAGGGCCGGGCGAGGAGCTGACCTTCACCGACCCGACCCGGGGCACGTACGCCCGGCTGCGGATCCGCGACGAGCGGTTGATCGGCGCGATCCTGCTCGGCGACAACCCGGCCGTCGGGACGGTGATCCAGCTCTTCGACCGTGGTCACCCGGTGCCGGCCGACCGGCGGGCCCTCCTGCTGGGCCGGGCGCTCGGCACGACCGGCGCGACCCCGGCGGCGTCACCGGCGCTGATGCCGGACGCGGCCACGGTCTGCCAGTGCAACACGGTCAGCAAGGGCGCACTCGTCCGCAGTTGGCGCTCCGGAGCCCGAACGGTCGACGCGGTGACGGCGGCGACCCGTGCCGGCACCGGCTGCGGCGGGTGCCGGGACGCGGTGGGCGGCATCGTCGACTGGCTCAGCCAGGCGGAATCGGTGGAGGTGACGCGATGA
- the nirB gene encoding nitrite reductase large subunit NirB — MNGGDLVVIGNGMVGQRFVDALRARDPEGRWQVTVLAEERRPAYDRVRLSAYFDGVGESELNLHTPHDGVRLRLGEPATAIDRARQVVSTDVGEYPYDALVLATGSYAFVPPVPGAELPGVFVYRTLDDLAAIRSYAQGRRVGAVIGGGLLGLEAANALRLLGLSTDVVEFAPRLMPVQVDQAGGAMLRRYVDELGVRTHLGVATSAIRPGPDGAVAALELSDGGTLDAELVVVAAGIRPRDQLARDADLPLGPRGGVLVDETCRSADERIWAIGECAAVDGTCHGLVAPGYATAEVVADRLVGGAATFPGADTATKLKLLGVDVASFGDAHGVTPGCLDVTFTDPATRVYAKLVLSDDAHTLLGGVLVGDASAYPTLRASVGGPLPAAPLALLAPDGGGADAGALPATAQVCSCNAVTRGDVDAAIADGCADVPALKACTRAGTSCGSCVPMLKQLLDAAGVAQSSALCEHFDVSRRDLFEIVRVRGIRTFSRLVAEHGRGRGCDICKPVVASILASLGNGHVLDGEQASLQDTNDHFLANLQRDGSYSVVPRIPGGEITPEKLIVIGEVARDFQLYTKITGGQRIDLFGARVEQLPQIWRRLVDAGFESGHAYGKALRTVKSCVGETWCRYGVQDSVGLAVALELRYRGLRAPHKLKSAVSGCARECAEARSKDFGIIATETGWNLYVGGNGGFRPRHADLFATDLSTDTLITLIDRFLIYYIRTADRLQRTAGWIEAMDGGLDHLRSVIVDDSLGLCAELDAAMARHVSSYSDEWRDVLDDPDRLRRYTSFVNAPDVPDPSITFTRERGQPVPVRHHPPTGSEPISRRQPVTLGLPEVRR; from the coding sequence ATGAACGGCGGCGACCTGGTCGTCATCGGCAACGGCATGGTCGGGCAGCGCTTCGTCGACGCGCTGCGCGCCCGTGACCCGGAGGGCCGCTGGCAGGTGACCGTACTGGCCGAGGAGCGACGCCCCGCGTACGACCGGGTGCGGCTCTCGGCGTACTTCGACGGAGTGGGTGAGAGCGAACTCAACCTGCACACACCGCACGACGGGGTGCGGCTGCGGCTGGGCGAACCGGCCACCGCCATCGACCGGGCCCGGCAGGTGGTGAGCACCGACGTCGGCGAGTACCCCTACGACGCCCTGGTGTTGGCCACCGGGTCGTACGCGTTCGTGCCGCCGGTGCCCGGCGCGGAGCTGCCCGGCGTCTTCGTCTACCGCACGTTGGACGACCTGGCGGCGATCCGGTCGTACGCGCAGGGCCGGCGGGTCGGCGCGGTGATCGGCGGCGGGCTGCTCGGGCTGGAGGCGGCGAACGCGTTGCGGCTGCTCGGCCTGAGCACCGACGTGGTCGAGTTCGCGCCCCGGCTGATGCCGGTGCAGGTGGACCAGGCCGGTGGCGCGATGCTGCGGCGCTATGTCGACGAGTTGGGCGTACGGACCCATCTCGGGGTCGCGACCAGCGCGATCCGACCCGGCCCGGACGGCGCGGTGGCCGCGCTGGAGCTGTCCGACGGCGGCACGCTCGACGCCGAGCTGGTGGTGGTGGCCGCCGGCATCCGCCCCCGGGACCAGCTGGCCCGGGACGCCGACCTGCCACTGGGTCCGCGCGGCGGAGTGCTGGTCGACGAGACCTGCCGCAGCGCCGACGAACGGATCTGGGCGATCGGTGAGTGCGCGGCGGTCGACGGCACCTGTCACGGCCTGGTCGCCCCGGGGTACGCGACGGCCGAGGTGGTGGCCGACCGGCTGGTCGGCGGCGCGGCGACGTTCCCGGGTGCGGACACCGCCACCAAACTCAAGCTCCTCGGGGTCGACGTGGCCTCGTTCGGCGACGCGCACGGCGTGACCCCCGGCTGCCTGGACGTCACCTTCACCGACCCGGCCACCCGGGTCTACGCGAAGCTGGTGCTCTCCGACGACGCGCACACCCTGCTCGGCGGAGTGCTGGTCGGTGACGCCAGCGCGTACCCGACGCTGCGGGCCAGTGTGGGCGGCCCGCTTCCGGCGGCACCGCTGGCGCTGCTCGCCCCGGACGGCGGCGGGGCGGACGCCGGTGCGCTGCCGGCCACCGCACAGGTCTGCTCCTGCAACGCGGTGACCCGCGGCGACGTGGACGCCGCCATCGCCGACGGCTGCGCGGACGTGCCGGCGTTGAAGGCGTGCACCCGGGCCGGCACGAGCTGCGGTTCCTGCGTACCGATGCTGAAGCAACTCCTGGACGCGGCCGGGGTGGCCCAGTCCAGCGCGCTCTGCGAGCACTTCGACGTCAGCCGCCGGGACCTGTTCGAGATCGTCCGTGTACGCGGCATCCGCACCTTCTCCCGGCTGGTCGCCGAGCACGGTCGGGGGCGCGGCTGCGACATCTGCAAGCCGGTGGTCGCGTCCATCCTCGCCTCGCTGGGCAACGGGCACGTGCTCGACGGTGAGCAGGCCTCGCTGCAGGACACCAACGACCACTTCCTCGCCAACCTGCAACGCGACGGCAGCTACTCGGTGGTGCCCCGCATCCCGGGCGGCGAGATCACCCCGGAGAAGCTCATCGTGATCGGTGAGGTCGCCCGTGACTTCCAGCTCTACACGAAGATCACCGGCGGGCAGCGCATCGACCTGTTCGGGGCGCGGGTGGAGCAGTTGCCGCAGATCTGGCGGCGGCTGGTGGACGCCGGCTTCGAATCCGGCCACGCGTACGGCAAGGCACTGCGGACGGTGAAGTCCTGCGTGGGCGAGACCTGGTGCCGCTACGGCGTACAGGACTCGGTGGGGTTGGCCGTCGCCCTGGAACTGCGGTACCGCGGGCTGCGCGCTCCCCACAAGCTCAAGTCGGCGGTCTCCGGCTGCGCCCGCGAGTGCGCGGAGGCGCGCAGCAAGGACTTCGGCATCATCGCCACCGAGACCGGCTGGAATCTCTACGTCGGTGGCAACGGCGGCTTCCGGCCCCGGCACGCCGACCTCTTCGCCACCGACCTGTCCACCGACACGCTGATCACCCTGATCGACAGATTCCTCATCTACTACATCCGCACCGCCGACCGGCTGCAACGCACCGCCGGCTGGATCGAGGCGATGGACGGCGGCCTGGACCACCTGCGCTCGGTGATCGTGGACGACTCACTCGGGCTCTGCGCCGAACTGGACGCGGCGATGGCCCGGCACGTGTCGTCGTACTCCGACGAGTGGCGCGACGTGCTCGACGACCCGGACCGGCTGCGCCGCTACACCTCCTTCGTCAACGCCCCCGACGTGCCCGACCCGTCGATCACCTTCACCCGGGAACGCGGCCAACCGGTGCCCGTACGCCACCATCCCCCGACCGGATCCGAGCCGATCAGCCGTCGGCAGCCGGTCACCCTCGGCCTACCGGAGGTACGGCGATGA
- the nirD gene encoding nitrite reductase small subunit NirD, whose amino-acid sequence MTQTLTLTWTTICPLDRLEPDRGVAALVDGVQVALFRTADGLFAIDNRDPVSGAYVLSRGIVGSRGGVPTVASPLHKQVYDLRSGRCLDLPGVMVARHDARCRDGLVEVRLRQEG is encoded by the coding sequence ATGACCCAGACCCTCACGCTGACCTGGACCACCATCTGCCCCCTCGACCGGTTGGAACCGGACCGGGGCGTCGCCGCCCTGGTCGACGGGGTGCAGGTCGCCCTGTTCCGAACCGCCGACGGGCTGTTCGCGATCGACAACCGCGATCCGGTCTCCGGCGCGTACGTGCTGTCCCGGGGCATCGTCGGCAGCCGTGGCGGAGTGCCGACGGTCGCCTCGCCGCTGCACAAGCAGGTGTACGACCTACGCAGCGGGCGCTGCCTCGACCTGCCCGGCGTGATGGTGGCCCGGCACGACGCGCGGTGCCGCGACGGGCTGGTCGAGGTGCGGCTGCGACAGGAGGGTTGA
- a CDS encoding uroporphyrinogen-III synthase, producing MREELAGFTIGVTADRRRDELAALLERRGARVVLAPALRIVPLSDDTELREATRACLDQPPDILMANTGIGMRGWLEAAEGWGLGEPLRSVLASSYVVARGPKARGAIRAAGLHDQWSPASESCDEVVDHLRRRGVAGQVIAMQLHGERQPDCTLALEAAGATVIEVPVYRWAPPTDPAPLHRLIDLIAGRLVDAVTFTSAPAAEALLRAAGDRTDALLSAFRSDVLASCVGAVTAEPLLRRGVPVSAPGRARLGALVRTIVDELPRRTVTFKAGGHLLTLRGHAAVIDGELRPLAPAPMAVLRALAQSPGRVLSRTALLRTLPRGADEHAVEMAVARLRAGLRAPRVVQTVVKRGYRLRVD from the coding sequence ATGCGCGAGGAACTGGCGGGCTTCACCATCGGGGTGACCGCCGACCGGCGGCGTGACGAGTTGGCCGCGTTGCTCGAACGGCGGGGCGCCCGGGTGGTGCTCGCACCGGCGTTGCGGATCGTGCCGCTCTCCGACGACACCGAGCTGCGCGAGGCGACCCGCGCCTGCCTCGACCAACCGCCGGACATCCTGATGGCCAACACCGGCATCGGCATGCGGGGGTGGCTGGAGGCAGCCGAGGGCTGGGGCTTGGGCGAACCGCTGCGCTCGGTGCTGGCCAGCTCGTACGTGGTGGCGCGCGGCCCGAAGGCGCGCGGCGCGATCCGTGCGGCCGGGCTGCACGACCAGTGGTCGCCGGCCTCGGAGAGCTGCGATGAGGTGGTCGACCACCTGCGCCGGCGAGGCGTGGCCGGGCAGGTGATCGCCATGCAGCTCCACGGTGAGCGGCAGCCCGACTGCACGCTCGCGCTGGAGGCGGCCGGCGCGACGGTGATCGAGGTGCCGGTCTACCGCTGGGCCCCGCCGACCGACCCGGCACCGCTGCACCGGTTGATCGACCTGATCGCCGGCCGGCTGGTGGACGCGGTGACCTTCACCTCGGCGCCGGCGGCCGAGGCACTGCTGCGGGCAGCCGGGGACCGCACCGACGCGCTGCTCTCCGCGTTCCGCAGCGACGTGCTCGCCAGCTGCGTCGGCGCGGTGACCGCCGAGCCGTTGCTCCGGCGCGGGGTGCCGGTGAGCGCGCCGGGGCGGGCCCGGCTGGGCGCGCTGGTGCGGACCATCGTCGACGAGCTGCCCCGCAGGACCGTGACGTTCAAGGCCGGCGGGCACCTGCTCACGCTGCGCGGGCACGCCGCCGTGATCGACGGCGAGCTGCGGCCACTCGCCCCCGCGCCGATGGCGGTGTTACGGGCCCTGGCCCAGTCCCCCGGTCGGGTGCTGTCCCGCACGGCGCTGCTGCGGACGCTGCCCCGAGGCGCCGACGAGCACGCGGTGGAGATGGCCGTCGCCCGCCTGCGGGCCGGTCTGCGCGCGCCCCGGGTGGTGCAGACCGTCGTGAAACGCGGCTACCGCCTCCGGGTCGACTGA
- a CDS encoding ATP/GTP-binding protein, giving the protein MDFAGYDPAGGRPGRGIVSAKIVVAGGFGVGKTTLVGAISEITPLTTEALMTAAGVGIDDPSKVPGKETTTVAMDFGRITMAQDLILYLFGTPGQTRFWFMWDEIIRGAVGAAVLVDTRRITDAFAPLDYFENRNLPYVVALNRFDGAPQYEVEEVREALAISPQVPLVMTDARHRESVKQVLVTVVEHAMLRLEAEHGRGFATPVG; this is encoded by the coding sequence GTGGACTTCGCAGGCTATGACCCCGCTGGGGGGCGGCCGGGCCGGGGAATCGTCTCCGCGAAGATCGTCGTCGCGGGCGGCTTCGGCGTTGGCAAGACGACACTGGTCGGGGCGATCTCCGAGATCACACCGCTGACCACCGAGGCGTTGATGACCGCGGCGGGCGTCGGCATCGACGACCCGTCCAAGGTGCCGGGCAAGGAGACCACCACGGTCGCCATGGACTTCGGCCGTATCACCATGGCCCAGGACCTGATCCTGTACCTCTTCGGTACACCCGGTCAGACCCGGTTCTGGTTCATGTGGGACGAGATCATCCGAGGTGCGGTGGGTGCCGCCGTGCTGGTCGACACGCGCCGGATCACCGACGCGTTCGCCCCGCTGGACTACTTCGAGAACCGCAACCTGCCGTACGTGGTGGCCCTGAACCGGTTCGACGGCGCTCCCCAGTACGAGGTGGAGGAGGTCCGCGAGGCGCTGGCCATCTCGCCGCAGGTGCCGTTGGTGATGACCGACGCCCGGCACCGGGAATCGGTCAAGCAGGTGCTGGTGACGGTCGTCGAGCACGCCATGCTCCGCCTCGAGGCCGAGCACGGGCGGGGCTTCGCCACGCCGGTCGGCTGA